The stretch of DNA cattacattacatttcacaaaagttgattgtgaaattgactgctgcgatgcaagggggtgccagctaaaatcttgcctagggcaccaaattactcagggccggcactggacggcactctcgctgttttctgcacacgctgccatgttgatattgtcagagaactagtggagggagggggagaagaatagagctgtaaagcgctgtaaagaggacaaatcagaaaccccctggaagaagtgggtgtgtgtttgcctgtgtctcatttgcatataaagggaccatgcacgaaaaccgagcgttctgaaaggggcgggtttagcagggttgttgaactgctatgatgcttcatccttatggtatttttaccaaggcatgtcactgacatgttcattaggacaccagggaactattttaatgggggaaatagggtataatatgtcccctttaaaactTTCATTACTTATTACCAGTCATATTTAACAAGTCTGACAAGTTTCTGAGAGCTGAAGGCATTGCAGACAACGCCCTCCTGCATTCCAGATTCCAACTGCCAGTACTTCGCCTGTTTCGAAAGACAAGTCTCAGCAAACTATTCGAAAAAGCACAATGTTGGGACTTTGTAGCAGAACTTTGgtgagtaataaaaaaaagttacttccACATAGTGCTTGGCAATTAGACAAGAGCTGGCTTGCTTCAAAAAAGGAAATTGGTGTTGAAATAAATAGCTGATACGATACACAGCAATAAAAGCAAATCCATTCGAGTGTTAACAGAGCTGCAACTACCGgttgttttgataatcgattaatcaagtggtccataaaatgttgatcagtgtttgtcaaacatggaaattatgatgttctcaaatgttttgtttttgtccacaaacaaaacaattcagttttactgatttctttgttatatggagcaaagaaactggaaaatattcacatttaagaagctgaaacaatcagaaatcttgttttaataatgaaaaaaaccttcaaaacGATGAAGATTTGAGtgatcgagtaattgtttcagctccagtTAATAATGAAACATTCTCTCAATTATTCCcacacatgtattttatttcactctTGTATTTCTCCGGCAAAGGTGGGGATGGTGAAGCCGTGGAACTTGGTGACATTCAGTCACTGGCTGAAACCAATAACTATGGTTGGTGGCAGAGGCATTCATCAGCAGGACAGACTGCCACGTCAGCCTGTTCCTTCACTGAAGCAGACCTTTGAGCGCTACCTCAAAATTCTGGAGCCCATTGTGGGGAGGGATGAGCTGAATGACACGAAGAAGGTGGTGACCGAGTTTCTGAAAGAAGGCGGGGTTGGAGAGAAACTACAGGAAGGCCTGGAGAAGAGAGCACGCGATACTGAGAATTGGGTGAGTTTCTAATCAGAGATTTTTCTCAAtcacttctttcattttaatgaacGTTTGGTCTGTTTCATGACATATTTATTGACTACATGTTTTTACActaaatactatactataattacatatgtatatgtgacaCTGAGTGTAACTATTTATAGTTGACAGATTATTATATTCAGAATGAATACCTGACCGCCCAGCTACCTGCAGTGATTCAGACAAATCCTGGGGATGTCTTTCCCCGAAAGACCTTCCGTGATAAGAGTGAACAAATAAGGTGAGCATGAGGACTGCTGTTCctggcaaggtcagtgtttttgacGGAAAAGGTCATAAAGACGCTCACTGTCTTGATTACCATATCAATAATTATGTTATCATTTTACATAGaagtaatttatatatatatacagtgcccTCAGATAGTATGGGAACAGTGAGGcaaattcctttatttttgccatacactgaaaacaatttggtttgacatcaaatgatgaacatttcactttttatttccaggtatttacatttggatcaaatgcagagaaataattataataaagtataagatttagatttagatttaaaatcTTCCACTTCTTGCCCCTGACAAACTCCTTTGTGTTTGGGGTCGTTATCTTGCTGCATGATGAAGGAGCTCCCAATCACTTTTGTTGCATTTGTCTTTAATTTGGCAGACAAAATGTTTCTGTAGCCTTCTGAGTTCATTTTGCTACTGCCATCATGTGTTACATCATCAATGAAGATTAATGAGCCCATCCCAGAAGAAGCCATGCAAGCCCAAGCCATGCCATTACCTTCACCGTGTTTCACAGATGAGCTTGTATGTTTGGGATCATGAGCAGatcatttctttcttcacaCTTTAGTCTTTCCATCACTTTGGTAAAAGTTCATCTTTGTCTCATCAGTCCATAAAACCTTGGTCCCAGAATTTTTTATGCTTGCAGCTGTACTTTTTGACAAATTCCAGCCTGGCCTTCCTATTCTTCTTGTTAATGAGTGGTTTGCTTCTTTTTGTGTAGCCTCTGTACGTTTTGTTCATGAAGTCTTCTACAAACAGTAGATTGTGATACCTTCACTCCTGCCCTCTGGAGGTTGTTGCTGATGTCACTAACAGTTGTTTTCAGGTCATCAACTGCTGATGTTTTCCTTCCAACCTGTTGGACATCTGTTGCTTAGTACACCAGCGGTTTTTCCCTTCTTCAGGACATTCTAAATGGTTGTACTGGCTATGACCAATGTTTGTGCAAAGGCTCTGATTGATTTTCCCATCTTCGTTTTTCACCCATCTACAGCTCAGTTATCATGTTGGTTCCACTTCTAAATGCAGTCTGCACATGCAATACCTATCCTACCCAAACTGAAACTCAGATCAGATCCAGATGCaaatacctggaagtaaaagctgaaatgttcatcttttgtctcatattcatcttttgatgtcaaactcTGACCCTGGTTTTCAAAAGCGATCACATAATGATGaaaacagtttgaaaaaggTAAGAATGCCAACAACCGGATTTGTTCTATGCATGTGCAAAAGTAAGGATAATTCCTGTTACAAAGGCTGTTTCTCAGGTTGCGGTTAAGGCGTGGGTTTCAATAGGAAGTAGCAGCATTTTACAAATGCGTAGATAAAATTCGGTTTCAGATACAGGTTATGATTTTGGTGAGCATCCTGTTGACAGATTTAGCAACAGTAACTTGGGGGGTTGGGACGGCGACAGAGTGGACGGTCAGTTACGAATAACCTCTCTCTTTTTAGGTTTACTGCAGAGTTTATAGTTGCTCTGTTGGATTTAAAGACAACGATTGACAAGTGAGTATTGAACCTTTCCCACCAGAgtgttacattttgttttattcttcttctgtggtttaaTGTTATTCACTAGCTATAATGATGAGTTAGGATGAGGTCATCGAGGTCATTACTTGATTACCTCGTGATTAGTTCACTTTTATTTGCGTACCTTTTTGTAAATTGTAACCAATACATTTGAAACCCTGCAAATTTTTCTTGAAAAACTCCAGGGCTGCACTTTAGTCTGAACAGGCAGAAATACAGACATTTAGTAGAGGAGTTTAATCTCAAACTAAGCGGAGAAGAGAatgatcagttttttttttttatgtaaattgaAAACGTAGTTGTATAGATTTAGCCTGAGCAAAAAGAGGGGGTCAGTATTAGCCATAACAAAGCagtgatttaaagaaaatacagattgtgacacagaaaatgtcttcactcGTTTCTTACTCTTTTTAAGTCTGTCGCTCACACCAAGTCTGTCCAAAATACTGCCAATTTACAAAATACAGGCAGACAACACACTTAGTGGGACATAATGACATTATGTTTTACAGTGAGAAACTACCAGTTGACTACATGAGAGGGAAGCCACTGTGTATGAAGCAGTACGAGAATTTGATGTCAAGCTGTTGTACTCCTGGTCTGAAGACAGACACATTGGTGTTCTATGGCAAGAGCTCCAACCCTCCCAAACACATTACTGTGGTTCACAACTGTCAGGTGAGTGACTCCTAATCACTAGCCCAAATCAAATATTTGGCGATATCCTGGAATTCATTCACTGGCAGAGAACTATACCATTCCCCATTGGTGCTAATGGGAAGACATACTTGGAATAATGACTAGATATTCAAAGATCTTTATGAACAAATGGGTTtcaagcattttttaaaaataaaatgaccacGAATGGGTCATCGTGGATATCTGTCCGAATCAAGTCTTTCTGCTCTTATGTGTGTCTCCTTGGATTCAGTTCTTTGTGCTGGACGTGTACAACAGTGATGAGATGCCGCTGACAGTTGACCAACTCTGCGTTCAGCTGGAGAAGATTTGCAACTCATCGTCACTGACCAACATGGAGCCAGTGGGCATCCTCACATCACAGCACCGTGACACCTGGGGCAAAACCTACTCTAAACTCATGAAGGGTGAGAACAACTCTGAAAGTCCAACGTACAAATAGCAACCTGTTCTGTTCTTGTTGAAAGTGTCAGCAAGGAAAGTGACCTGGTATTGTCAGGATGACAGCCCACCAGTACATCAAGCAATATAATAGCTACAGtcaaacaataattataatttgaCAATCACTTGTTTGGGGTTGGCGGTGCCATTTTTATGCATTTGTATAAATGacgtctgtttgttttcagtgcaaAATACATATTGTATATAAAGCTATTGTTTATGCTTCGTGCTTGTCCTTGCTTTGTCCAGATAAGACCAACAAAGAATCGTTGTCAGCTGTTGAAAGCAGTATTTTCACGGTTTGCTTGGATAGAGCGATGCCCCCAGTGCCTGATGACATGTACTGCAACAGCGTTATTCACCACATACTGCACGGTGGAGGCAGCCAGTACAACAGTGGAAATCGTTGGTGTGACAAAGGGATTCAGGTGATAAGCTACATCAGaatgtttatattttgttgctatttgtttttattaaacgATATGTTCttatttgttgtctttgttaaCCCAATCTCCTCATCCAACACAGCAATAGCAAGACATCTTTCTTTGGGGCCAACATTTTATTATCTATGATCTCCTCTATTAATGTATGTCCATTTTGGCCAGCCCAATTGTTCTGATTTATGCTTCTATTTGTTCACATGATGAGTGGTCTTGCCATATTTTTCTTCGTGGGATTTCCTTTGGGGAGATGCTCTGCCAGAATGAAGTAGATGACCTCTCTCTATTGTGGGAATTTGTCAGACCTGTTCCAAGATGCTCTTgaaagagctgggttttcaagagcttcttgaagatagacagggacgcccctgttctggtagcactcggtaggtcattccaccagcgtggaacgacacatgaaaagtcttgtcttgtgcggggtgttggcacAACCAGATGACAACCCTTTGATGAATGGAGTACTCGAGGGGTAACATACACCTTTAGGAGAGCAATTACTGcaagtaggtgggagcagacccatgaaacACCCCTGTTGCTAAGCTGTGTGGTGCAGATGTGTGACCTAGCCAGGACACATTGAGCGATCGCCCAGTGAGATAGGTTAGATTTGAACCAGGAGTGTGTACTGAGGAGTTAGTTACTGCTCTGGCTTCTTTTAAACCTTCTGTCACAGAAAACAGAGCTGTTTCAGTAGAGTGGCCACTTCTGAAGACAGATTAGGGTCAAGGAGGTCATTTCGGGAGAGGAACTCAGTGACCTGCTTGAAGACCGTCTTTTTAATGGTCATATGCAGTAATGCAGATATTATACCCATCCATTTAGGTGAAGAGGTTGAGATTAAGATTGAATTTAGCAGTCGATCTGACTTTCATCTAAACCTATCATCATTAGTTTTTGATTatgaaccaaaataaaagcatccaAAATGAAATTCCTCCACAGGGTGGCTGGGGCCAGTCCTGAAGATGGGATGAAGAGCTCAGACATCCAGGACAGGTTTAAATGGGAGCCACTGGTCCTCTGCATTGAGAGGAGCCATCTGATTTAGTTCAGATATTGGTGAGGGTGCCTCCCTGGGGACGTGTTTTTCGGGCATGTCAATACAGAAGTAGACCTCAGGGCAAAACCAGGATATTCTTGATAGATCACATGTCTCAAGTGGCCTGAAAGCACATTGGTAATACCCTTGGAGTAGTTGTTGGAGGGGGCCAGGTAGATGAGCGACTGCATGAGACTCCCCTCACAACTCAGATCCGgtgcacaaagacaaaaacagacataaggCTCTTaaggggcttaatactccacctgcTGGGGTTCAGTCTGTGCATACGCTGTCCACGCACGGCGCACCCAATGCGGTTCCAAAATCTCCCTGCACGTTGATGACACAATTTGTGTCATGTACGTGGTGCATATCAGGGCCTTTAAGTGTAAAATTTCTGCTTGTCTTTTGTCTCCTCTTTTgtattgtcttttgtttttaggtAATTGTTGCAGAGGATGGAAGTTGCGGTCTGAACTATTTGCATGCAAGTGTGGATGGATTAGTCATCAATAAGTTCATTGGCTATGCCATGGAAAACATGTAAGCTGACCAAGAACAAATGTGATTCTGTAGGTGTGGGTATATTTGATTTGCACAGGCAACTACTGACCTACAACAAGCATTAATATGAAAGAGCAAATTACATACTATGTACTATCTAGATATCAAACATATATTGCTATCCTTTCTGATCTATAAGTGCACATTCATTCCATATTTAATATTCAGAATGTTAATAATTTAAAGGAAAGGTTTACCCAAAATGGTGAACTGACAATGTACTATTGCCTTTACCTTGTGTTTGGAAACAGGAAAAAGCTACAGACAACTCAGTCTTCCATGGAGGCTTTGCCCAATCCACAGAAACTGCACTTCAACATCACACCTGAGATAAAGAAGGACATCGAAGATGCCAAGCAGCACATTGACACGTGAGGGTAGTTTAAAGTAGAGATAAAAGAGATACACAGACCAGGTCTcaggccccctttacacctgccattagaatgtgtttcctgcagttagtgcttcatcacacacattcacacgtgtGTCCACATTAAGATCTGATTGCTATCCAATCACAGTCATCCCCTACCAGACATCACGCCCTCTTCTGCAAAGAATTTCAGCAGCGGACAACAACGTCACGTCCTGTGTCATATCAACAACAACGTTAGCCACATGTAAAGTTGCACTATTGTATGGTGTCCTCTTTGCTTTTCGAAGCAGGGATGAAAAAAATTGACGAAAGCAGACGAGACTGCAGAATTTTCACGTTAACTGTCCTTGGAGCCGCCAACTTATTTCAGAGATGCATAGGAGACTCTCCAACCACCTCCAAAAGTGGTTTGTcagatcagaaaacagtctgTCCTCACTGCATCTCGGTTATATTTACAACTGTAAGTGGTCAGGCACTATCTGATTGTATTTCAATCACAGAAAAACTGAGTGTTTTAATCACAAGTGGGCAGGGATAAGTACTAATCTGAACACACACCTCAAAAAAGATGGTTtggagacacattttttttgcagcagatcaacacatttttctgtgtcaAGAAAATTCTCCCATTTTCCCTGCAGACTGATCCAAAACCTGAACCTGGCAAGTACAACTTTTGAGCACTTTGGAAAAAATGCCATTAAGGCCTACAAGATGAGTCCTGATGGTTTCGTACAAATGGCTTTACAACTGGCCTACTACAGGTGAGGGGCTGAAAATGAATGTGGCAATCATTTGTTGTTATAGGCAGGATTTTCACTCTTTACAGCTTTATAGTTTGTAAGTAAATCAAACAAAGCTCTGCatgtgagtttaatgttatgtttgctgaaaacattttgttgttgttgttgttgttgttgttaggaTGCACCAGCAGTGCTCTATTCAACTGGAATCTGCCACCCTGCGTATGTTCAGACTGGGACGCCTTGCTACAATTAATTCAACTTCTACTGCCTCTGTTGCCTTTGTCAAGGCCTTTGATGATCCCAAAACAAAGGTTTGACACAGACACCTCTCTCTTGGGGGCAGCAGCCTTAGCAAGGAAATCCAGACAGCCCTCTCTCTGGGCACTTCTACCAGCTCCTTTGGGGGATTCCAATGCGTTCCCTGGCCGGCTGAGAGATATTATCCCTCCAGCGTGTCCTGGGTAGTCCCCTGGGTCTCCTCCCAGAAGGACATGCCTGAAACACCTCCACAGGGAGGTGTCCAGGAGcgagatgcccgaaccacctcggCTGGCTCCTCTAGACGCTATCTCTAAGGCTGAGTCTAGCTAACCTGCGGAGGAAGCTCATTTAGGCCACCTGTATTCACGATCTCATTGTTTTGGTCATTACCCAAAATTCATGCCCATAGATAAGGGTTAGCATATAGATCAAACGGTACACCGAGAGCTTCGCCTTGATCTGCCTGTCTAACTCCCGTTCCATTCTTCCCTCACTCATGAACAAGATCCTGAGAGTCACGACGTTGGTgtgtatttgaaaaaaaaggcagttaaAGCCACATCCAATCACAAGAGGACACAGGAGAAACATcaaggacacattttaatgccggACGTGTACAGTTGTACTCAAGGATGTCTGCATGCTAATAGCGCACTGGGGATGGATTTTCATAGCAGGACCAAAAATGAATGGGACCAAAAATGCCTAAGTAATACTAAAACACTACACAGGAGGAGTTAtaacattcttttttatttgtttgtttcctaCAGATTTCAGAGAAGGCTGATTTATTGAGGAAAGCTATAACAGCACACAGCTCTTTCACTGACATGGTGAGTTATCATTCACAGCACCAGGCATAGAGGTAGTTTATTATCACAATAGAATTCACTGATATGCAAGATACAAAACTATCTGGGACTTTAAATTTATTGCATTTTGCCCAGTCAGCTGTAACATTATCTCAAAATCCCTAACCTGTTGAGGCAAGGACTCATGTCATACCTTTGAAGGTATGACATGGTATCCGACACCATGCAGTAACAGGTTATTAAAGTCCTTCAAACTGCAAGGGAGGCCTCCATGGATcagacttgttttttgttttcccagtACATCTATCAGTAAATATGCATGATTGGATTGAGGTCTGGAAAATTTGaagacaaaaagtcattgttgtgTTCTATAAACAAATCTTGAATAAGTCAACAGGGAATTTTGTTTCTATGAAGAGTTGTTCCATTGCTCCATGGTCCAGCTCCAGATGAATATTTTCAGCAGTTAAAGTGATATTACAGTGATATTATGTTGCTTTGCGGTGACAGTGTCCTCCTGAGCACATCATTACTACACCAAAGCATCCGAAAAGTATTTATGGTTCTATACCATAGATGACAAAGTAAGAAACAAATCTACAGAGTTAGCGGGGAGTACTTATCTTagaaggtatatatatatatatatatatatacataattagAGTTGTCACGATACCAAAATGAGTAACCACGATACTATACCAGACAAAGTATCATGGTTCCGGGTATTATCGCAATACTGCGgccttttttgattattattattttagttataAATACTTATTAATTACTTATAATGTTATTTGGTGCatgataaacatatatatgtatatatacattcatttatataatatatatatatatatatatatatatatatatatatataaaatataaatctatatatatgtaaaatcattcagtttccgttgcacattcatttatgtttaactcaggggtcgcgttaaccgaatattttccgtcattgaccgtttttttaaaacggtgacggaaaaatcggagagccatccgtcattttgacagattgcaattcacacccctaaaaactatgttgataaaagaggtgaaaaaagagggatagatgcagatgaaggacaaactcagcccttggcctcagcggagcgaggaagcggcagtaaggaagttaggcgagttcagtgggagcgggagttctcctggctgaggagggcggatagaaaaatgttgtgcgacaaaataaagattcccatcggagaatcataatttctgacctggacaccgtactcaatgcatctcgctatccttgtagtgctgacagtgtgttaaagagctatggacaggaggctttggagcgcgtctgtgaccggtgcagctgatccatgGGTGCataaggagcgcatgttgcgggatttcctaccacgcgcaactacgcgcaagcaggcacgcgatttaagtccatgtggaccaggaggaaggtgtgagactgtgcgtttaggccacaggtgaactgttcatattccactgcaatatgaacaatgcaattgaatatgtcattattatcatttaaagtgaccggtaaaaattgattatgacaggatttttatgaccctgtcagtcaaaatgacagacaacgaaaaagtctagcgcaacctctggtttacctaatataaaataaatctatttgAAAATAATGCTTCTTCTCCAACATAATAAACCATAgagaacaaaatacaataaacagtaaCTGATTCCCTgtgaaaactatatttttatGCCTTTTCTGTGTGCTTTATACTTTGACATCCTTTAACTCTTCATTCCTCAGCCTGTACACAGAGCTAATATACTAATATTAGCAAATGAGAAAGTAAACAGGGCATACTAACCTGGTATTCGACATATAAATCTGGGTGACgacactgcaggtgttttatgAGGTTGTATGTTTTCCTTCCTCTGGCTCCTATAGCTTG from Solea solea chromosome 8, fSolSol10.1, whole genome shotgun sequence encodes:
- the LOC131464431 gene encoding carnitine O-acetyltransferase-like isoform X1, whose product is MLGLCSRTLVGMVKPWNLVTFSHWLKPITMVGGRGIHQQDRLPRQPVPSLKQTFERYLKILEPIVGRDELNDTKKVVTEFLKEGGVGEKLQEGLEKRARDTENWLTDYYIQNEYLTAQLPAVIQTNPGDVFPRKTFRDKSEQIRFTAEFIVALLDLKTTIDNEKLPVDYMRGKPLCMKQYENLMSSCCTPGLKTDTLVFYGKSSNPPKHITVVHNCQFFVLDVYNSDEMPLTVDQLCVQLEKICNSSSLTNMEPVGILTSQHRDTWGKTYSKLMKDKTNKESLSAVESSIFTVCLDRAMPPVPDDMYCNSVIHHILHGGGSQYNSGNRWCDKGIQVIVAEDGSCGLNYLHASVDGLVINKFIGYAMENMKKLQTTQSSMEALPNPQKLHFNITPEIKKDIEDAKQHIDTLIQNLNLASTTFEHFGKNAIKAYKMSPDGFVQMALQLAYYRMHQQCSIQLESATLRMFRLGRLATINSTSTASVAFVKAFDDPKTKISEKADLLRKAITAHSSFTDMARSGQNIKEHLMGLHMQAVEKKIPLSEKIWPGEAYNLHILATQVTYKNGLFGTVGPDKAGQYHLTYNIKDDDINLIMTYLHSNTNKGDNAAQLNQALVDTLLDMRTMLDLHTVDTKTNVKQ
- the LOC131464431 gene encoding carnitine O-acetyltransferase-like isoform X3, with translation MLGLCSRTLVGMVKPWNLVTFSHWLKPITMVGGRGIHQQDRLPRQPVPSLKQTFERYLKILEPIVGRDELNDTKKVVTEFLKEGGVGEKLQEGLEKRARDTENWLTDYYIQNEYLTAQLPAVIQTNPGDVFPRKTFRDKSEQIRFTAEFIVALLDLKTTIDNEKLPVDYMRGKPLCMKQYENLMSSCCTPGLKTDTLVFYGKSSNPPKHITVVHNCQFFVLDVYNSDEMPLTVDQLCVQLEKICNSSSLTNMEPVGILTSQHRDTWGKTYSKLMKDKTNKESLSAVESSIFTVCLDRAMPPVPDDMYCNSVIHHILHGGGSQYNSGNRWCDKGIQVIVAEDGSCGLNYLHASVDGLVINKFIGYAMENMKKLQTTQSSMEALPNPQKLHFNITPEIKKDIEDAKQHIDTLIQNLNLASTTFEHFGKNAIKAYKMSPDGFVQMALQLAYYRMHQQCSIQLESATLRMFRLGRLATINSTSTASVAFVKAFDDPKTKISEKADLLRKAITAHSSFTDMC
- the LOC131464431 gene encoding carnitine O-acetyltransferase-like isoform X2, which encodes MLGLCSRTLVGMVKPWNLVTFSHWLKPITMVGGRGIHQQDRLPRQPVPSLKQTFERYLKILEPIVGRDELNDTKKVVTEFLKEGGVGEKLQEGLEKRARDTENWLTDYYIQNEYLTAQLPAVIQTNPGDVFPRKTFRDKSEQIRFTAEFIVALLDLKTTIDNEKLPVDYMRGKPLCMKQYENLMSSCCTPGLKTDTLVFYGKSSNPPKHITVVHNCQFFVLDVYNSDEMPLTVDQLCVQLEKICNSSSLTNMEPVGILTSQHRDTWGKTYSKLMKDKTNKESLSAVESSIFTVCLDRAMPPVPDDMYCNSVIHHILHGGGSQYNSGNRWCDKGIQVIVAEDGSCGLNYLHASVDGLVINKFIGYAMENMKKLQTTQSSMEALPNPQKLHFNITPEIKKDIEDAKQHIDTLIQNLNLASTTFEHFGKNAIKAYKMSPDGFVQMALQLAYYRMHQQCSIQLESATLRMFRLGRLATINSTSTASVAFVKAFDDPKTKISEKADLLRKAITAHSSFTDMLGGSTCTVDGHRLLLYCLCLI